Proteins from a genomic interval of Rubinisphaera italica:
- a CDS encoding DUF6268 family outer membrane beta-barrel protein has protein sequence MNYRLLIFTLVMSCLSLGLNANSSQAEEPIRSFHILSPVEALPSGPPVSILSEEFEGQLSHSQHVAREEWLTTQLHDQGGGWSTNSVPKTENTPLLFEQYEMTADQESELDLSHSEMNVQSVQQASYTDDFAVIGESLDATEHQQIQSDDSCIADCDTPWIKWSSTSVAATWLPGSGDRLGLFDFNIGGKIAFPTLRFLSISPRYESRILNGPQSTDVPGTLHRVAVSFMGMMPLREKVFGQLMVTPGVSTDFHNTGSDSLRVTGHLLAIYAPSAQLQWMFGVVYLNREDVSLLPAVGLTWSPDDEQRLELVFPRPRYMYRLSKDGDNERWGYLGAQFGGGSWAIERANNTDDVVTLSDYRLMAGIEYQRPNNREFFWETGVVFSRSVEYTSGIGDYNPDPTMLIRAGSKF, from the coding sequence ATGAATTATCGACTCTTAATTTTCACTCTTGTGATGAGCTGCCTCTCTCTGGGATTGAATGCAAATTCCTCTCAAGCCGAGGAACCGATTCGCAGTTTCCATATTCTTTCACCCGTGGAAGCTCTGCCATCCGGACCACCGGTTTCAATTCTTTCCGAGGAATTTGAAGGACAGCTGAGTCATTCCCAGCACGTTGCCAGAGAAGAATGGCTAACCACACAATTGCACGATCAGGGTGGCGGATGGTCGACGAATTCAGTTCCGAAGACAGAGAATACGCCATTGCTTTTTGAGCAATACGAAATGACTGCTGATCAAGAGTCTGAATTGGATTTATCACATTCGGAAATGAATGTACAATCGGTTCAGCAGGCCTCCTATACGGACGATTTTGCAGTGATTGGCGAATCTCTGGATGCAACCGAACATCAGCAAATCCAATCAGATGATAGCTGCATAGCAGACTGTGATACTCCCTGGATTAAATGGAGTTCAACCTCTGTCGCTGCGACATGGTTGCCGGGTTCGGGGGACCGACTCGGACTGTTCGATTTCAACATCGGCGGGAAAATCGCATTTCCGACATTGCGTTTTTTAAGTATCTCGCCTCGTTATGAATCGAGGATTCTTAATGGGCCGCAGAGCACTGATGTTCCTGGCACACTGCATCGTGTGGCAGTCAGTTTCATGGGGATGATGCCCCTTCGAGAAAAAGTGTTTGGTCAATTGATGGTGACGCCCGGCGTCTCTACTGATTTTCACAATACGGGCTCGGACAGTTTGCGCGTCACCGGCCATTTACTTGCTATTTACGCGCCATCTGCTCAACTCCAGTGGATGTTCGGAGTGGTTTACCTGAATCGTGAAGATGTTTCTCTTTTGCCAGCGGTTGGCCTCACCTGGTCGCCCGATGATGAACAGCGACTCGAACTGGTCTTCCCTCGTCCGCGATATATGTACCGCCTTTCCAAAGATGGAGACAATGAACGCTGGGGGTATCTGGGAGCTCAATTTGGTGGCGGTAGCTGGGCGATTGAACGGGCCAACAATACAGATGATGTCGTCACACTGAGCGATTATCGGTTGATGGCAGGTATAGAATATCAACGTCCCAACAATCGGGAGTTCTTCTGGGAAACCGGAGTCGTCTTCTCCAGAAGTGTTGAGTACACCTCGGGAATCGGAGATTACAATCCAGACCCAACAATGCTCATTCGAGCCGGTTCAAAGTTTTAA
- a CDS encoding uroporphyrinogen-III synthase, which translates to MSVRVCSFESRRCHEMATLIAKFGGEPTVAPSMREVPLEENTHALDFAKRILEGEIEIVLFMTGVGARTLFEAIQKQDTWESFHQELDRRVIIVRGPKPVPVLKDARIHIDYRAPEPNTWREILEMLDSESIPLQNQEIAVQEYGRPNLEFYAGLEARGAQVYPVPVYLWDFPEDVEPLYEAVRLAVNHPFDLVMFTSANQVDNVLEAAGRIGMREEFLNALKQTTIASIGPTCSDRLREFGIPVAMEPSHPKMAHLIREAIELVQQNKTL; encoded by the coding sequence ATGTCTGTGCGAGTTTGCAGTTTTGAAAGTCGCCGCTGCCATGAAATGGCCACTCTAATCGCTAAATTTGGTGGCGAACCGACTGTCGCTCCTTCCATGCGTGAAGTTCCCCTCGAAGAAAATACGCATGCTCTCGATTTTGCGAAGCGTATCCTCGAGGGAGAAATCGAAATCGTACTCTTTATGACCGGTGTCGGAGCACGCACTCTCTTTGAAGCGATTCAAAAGCAAGATACCTGGGAGTCATTTCATCAGGAACTTGATCGCAGAGTGATCATCGTTCGTGGTCCCAAGCCTGTGCCGGTTCTCAAAGATGCCAGAATTCACATCGATTACAGAGCCCCCGAACCGAATACATGGCGAGAAATTCTTGAGATGCTCGATAGCGAGTCGATTCCACTTCAGAATCAGGAAATCGCGGTCCAGGAATACGGACGACCGAATCTGGAGTTTTATGCAGGATTGGAAGCACGTGGTGCACAGGTTTATCCAGTGCCGGTTTACCTGTGGGATTTTCCGGAAGATGTCGAACCTCTGTACGAGGCTGTTCGTTTAGCGGTGAATCATCCATTCGATCTGGTGATGTTCACGAGTGCCAATCAGGTCGATAACGTACTTGAAGCGGCTGGGAGAATCGGGATGAGAGAAGAATTCCTGAACGCTTTAAAGCAAACGACGATTGCTTCGATTGGCCCGACTTGCAGTGACCGATTACGGGAATTTGGAATTCCCGTCGCAATGGAACCCTCACATCCAAAAATGGCACATCTGATTCGTGAAGCGATTGAGTTAGTTCAACAGAATAAAACGCTGTAG
- a CDS encoding glycoside hydrolase family 38 N-terminal domain-containing protein gives MLQSTIVLPSWHLEDVTRDTNEKDAAAVLNAYALAFHPAVIAAAGSVATWKAAPSLENPQIDQIVIVPESSRAKVERSWFKQAEEAGTIVLFASADRTSTLEGLLEHPRVLELIQQKLNPGDENPPAYQIGESLLIDDFLALGVVYLLTSLLSQAMYHYDNVQETRFDELLIEAAKSSLKKEEPRTAEFFQQACEQLLESREKFYSVDAHLIDLCLLSAGMTAEDAQALCASEHTVNLLCTSEVLKKAIDQSPEIGQALVQGVHSGKISIVGGEQSETPSPLLSLQSLRWQFEQGMQEYEELLETPAQVWGRMTFGLSTQLPMMLKKFGMKSAYHLVLDDGVYPDDEQSHFSWESRGGATVQGISRIPLSVENASTVLKIPERLAEAMNHDHLACAVLARWPKIRNPWFFDLLRIQKYAPVLGKFNSLEQFFEETDNSGHSVGHEQRHYLSPNLDQLTGRNEADPIGRFQEFWKCQSLFSLWTYFSTTNQILSGKSDATSLQELESKLLKQSTKLNKSTLVELQAELRSKVQQECQDLAKLLSAKQEGKPGFVLFNPLSHAQNSVVRFALEQSNSVVPVVDGAVKHLQIDTDAAYAVVEFPACGFVAVPGQAASSAKPTRSKVPLAGEFFLQSEFYYAQIDPETGGLQRLRAQGATENLLSERVVYRLDGDGGNVARSSGQWSQGVAEPTYSRMVADSITTTKTGPVVGEIVVQGRLMDQDRELATFVKTYRSYRGRRNLEIKLSIEPKQMPSQLPDRSYYALRFAWSAAAAVVKGNLQQSEYIAGERRLESTGPIEIEDGDHRITLLPHHQPFHQRTGMRMMDSLLIVHGESAREFSYDIAVDAAHSAAFSDELSQPIQVVPVNAVSNSKSAWLYHVSAPSVHLMEARPALSEASSGPQYDFDFIETERRHANVRFALFRKPSKAWEVDFFGKILSELTIENDEIHFECLPCDYIRIRVMF, from the coding sequence ATGTTGCAATCCACAATCGTGCTTCCTTCCTGGCATCTTGAGGATGTGACACGTGACACCAATGAAAAAGATGCTGCTGCTGTTTTAAATGCGTATGCTCTTGCTTTTCACCCCGCTGTCATTGCTGCAGCAGGGAGCGTGGCGACTTGGAAAGCGGCTCCATCATTAGAAAATCCGCAGATCGATCAAATTGTGATTGTGCCGGAATCGAGTCGGGCCAAGGTTGAAAGAAGCTGGTTCAAACAAGCCGAGGAAGCGGGAACGATTGTGCTGTTTGCCTCAGCTGATCGCACTTCGACCCTGGAAGGCCTGCTCGAACATCCACGAGTCCTCGAATTGATTCAACAGAAACTGAATCCAGGTGACGAAAATCCTCCGGCCTATCAAATCGGTGAAAGTTTGCTCATTGATGACTTTCTGGCTCTGGGCGTCGTCTATCTGCTGACCTCGTTGCTTTCGCAAGCGATGTATCATTACGACAATGTTCAGGAAACTCGCTTTGATGAATTGCTGATCGAAGCCGCTAAAAGTTCTCTTAAGAAGGAAGAGCCTCGCACAGCAGAGTTTTTCCAGCAGGCTTGTGAACAATTGCTTGAGAGCCGCGAAAAATTCTATTCGGTCGATGCTCATCTGATTGATCTCTGTCTACTCTCAGCTGGCATGACCGCTGAGGACGCGCAGGCACTTTGTGCATCGGAACATACAGTTAATCTGTTATGTACGAGCGAAGTATTGAAGAAAGCGATTGACCAATCGCCAGAAATTGGACAGGCTCTGGTTCAGGGAGTTCATTCGGGGAAGATCAGCATTGTTGGCGGGGAGCAATCGGAAACGCCTTCGCCATTGCTGTCGCTACAAAGTCTCCGCTGGCAGTTTGAACAGGGGATGCAGGAGTATGAAGAGTTATTGGAGACACCCGCTCAGGTTTGGGGACGGATGACCTTCGGTCTCTCCACCCAACTGCCAATGATGCTCAAGAAGTTCGGCATGAAATCGGCTTACCATCTCGTGCTCGATGATGGAGTTTATCCCGATGACGAACAGAGTCACTTCAGCTGGGAAAGTCGAGGCGGTGCGACGGTGCAGGGAATCTCTAGAATTCCGTTGTCGGTTGAGAACGCAAGCACTGTGCTGAAAATTCCTGAGCGGCTGGCCGAGGCGATGAATCACGATCATCTCGCCTGTGCCGTGCTTGCGCGTTGGCCGAAAATTCGAAATCCGTGGTTTTTCGATCTCCTGAGAATCCAGAAATACGCTCCCGTTCTCGGCAAGTTCAACAGCCTGGAACAATTTTTTGAAGAGACCGATAACTCAGGCCATTCGGTGGGACACGAGCAGCGGCATTATCTGTCTCCCAATCTCGATCAACTGACCGGCCGCAATGAAGCCGATCCGATTGGGCGATTCCAGGAATTCTGGAAGTGTCAGAGTCTATTCAGTTTGTGGACCTACTTTTCGACGACAAATCAGATCCTCAGCGGAAAATCAGATGCAACCTCGCTTCAGGAACTCGAATCCAAACTCCTGAAGCAATCGACTAAACTCAATAAGTCGACTCTGGTTGAATTGCAGGCTGAGTTGAGAAGCAAGGTACAGCAGGAGTGTCAAGATTTAGCGAAACTTCTATCCGCGAAACAGGAAGGGAAGCCGGGATTTGTACTGTTTAATCCCCTTTCACACGCACAAAACTCGGTAGTTCGTTTTGCACTGGAACAATCGAACTCAGTTGTGCCCGTTGTCGATGGAGCGGTGAAACATCTGCAGATCGATACGGATGCGGCCTACGCAGTCGTTGAATTCCCAGCTTGTGGATTTGTGGCGGTTCCAGGACAAGCTGCCAGTTCCGCAAAACCGACACGCTCAAAAGTCCCTCTGGCAGGTGAATTCTTTTTGCAGTCTGAATTCTATTACGCACAGATCGATCCTGAAACGGGGGGATTACAGCGACTTCGGGCTCAAGGAGCAACAGAGAATCTATTAAGTGAACGCGTCGTTTATCGTCTCGATGGTGATGGTGGAAATGTCGCTCGCTCCAGCGGACAGTGGAGCCAGGGTGTCGCCGAGCCAACTTATTCCCGCATGGTGGCCGATTCCATTACAACCACAAAAACTGGTCCCGTCGTTGGTGAAATTGTTGTTCAGGGACGATTGATGGACCAGGATCGAGAGTTGGCGACTTTCGTGAAAACGTATCGGTCGTATCGGGGACGTCGAAATCTCGAAATCAAGTTGAGCATCGAGCCGAAGCAGATGCCTTCGCAATTGCCCGACCGTTCTTACTACGCACTCCGATTTGCCTGGTCGGCAGCGGCAGCTGTCGTGAAGGGGAATTTGCAGCAAAGCGAATATATTGCTGGCGAACGACGACTCGAAAGCACAGGGCCGATTGAAATTGAAGATGGTGATCATCGAATCACTCTGCTGCCCCATCACCAGCCATTCCACCAGAGAACAGGCATGCGAATGATGGACAGTCTGCTGATCGTACATGGCGAGTCGGCCAGAGAATTTTCTTACGATATTGCAGTCGATGCCGCCCACTCAGCTGCATTTTCTGATGAACTCTCCCAGCCGATTCAAGTGGTTCCGGTGAATGCAGTCTCCAATTCCAAGTCGGCCTGGCTCTATCATGTGAGTGCACCGAGTGTGCATTTGATGGAGGCTCGTCCTGCGCTGAGTGAAGCCTCATCTGGACCTCAGTACGATTTCGATTTCATCGAAACCGAACGCCGTCATGCGAATGTCCGGTTTGCACTTTTCCGCAAGCCAAGCAAAGCCTGGGAAGTCGATTTTTTCGGAAAGATTCTCAGCGAACTCACCATCGAAAACGATGAAATTCACTTTGAATGCCTGCCCTGCGATTACATCCGCATCCGTGTTATGTTTTAA
- the cmk gene encoding (d)CMP kinase: MPPIVVTIDGPAGTGKSTVALLVAERLGFQFLNTGAMYRAVAWHCLQHAVNLQDAMSSTAVAANLSFHIVDHKMQVDGVDLSQEFRDDTISQAASVIAAHSEIRSILVERQRQLAEEMSLVSEGRDQGTIVFPNATKKFFLTARPEVRAQRRYDDLRGHSDVSYEQILKTQQERDLRDMTRSIAPLQPAPDAEVVDSSDLELDEVVNLLVQKVEQAQQAAN, translated from the coding sequence ATGCCTCCAATCGTCGTCACTATAGATGGTCCAGCCGGGACTGGAAAATCGACCGTTGCTTTACTGGTTGCTGAGCGATTAGGGTTTCAGTTTTTAAACACGGGAGCGATGTATCGGGCGGTCGCCTGGCATTGTCTGCAGCATGCGGTCAACTTGCAGGATGCCATGAGTTCGACAGCTGTGGCTGCGAATCTTTCATTTCATATTGTCGATCATAAGATGCAGGTTGATGGAGTCGATCTTTCGCAAGAATTTCGAGATGACACAATCAGCCAGGCTGCTTCGGTGATTGCTGCTCATTCTGAAATTCGATCGATTCTCGTCGAGCGACAAAGGCAACTGGCTGAGGAAATGTCACTCGTGAGTGAAGGACGCGATCAGGGAACGATTGTCTTTCCGAATGCGACTAAGAAATTCTTTCTGACCGCTCGCCCGGAAGTTCGAGCCCAGCGACGTTATGACGATTTGCGTGGGCATTCCGATGTCAGTTATGAGCAGATTCTAAAAACACAACAGGAACGTGACTTGCGAGATATGACTCGAAGCATTGCTCCGTTGCAGCCCGCGCCCGATGCAGAAGTGGTCGACAGCTCCGATCTGGAACTGGACGAGGTTGTCAACCTGCTGGTTCAGAAGGTGGAACAGGCTCAGCAGGCTGCGAACTGA
- a CDS encoding bile acid:sodium symporter family protein, producing MDRFRRILERYLILWLCLSSGAFLIWGQATTESAEFLDFFKIYTMQPSIMLAMFCVGMLIPPEELREVAQRWQAVVCGTATQYLAMPLIAFGISELFGFTGAFRAGIILVGCVPGAMASNILTLTGRGNVSYSICITTLSTLLSPFIVPLFLWAFLGVEKRPDPAAVFVNLLQTVALPVLFGFAFKILFKLHETKFIVVAGILANLSILWIIAVAIGLNAARLQNVTMILLSALLIINLLGYLAGLISGTVLKLDWRRRKALILEVGMQNAGVGTMLALTFFPDEATAIPTAVYTFGCMFTGTILANVWYWRSELSSQPAEPVPPSEPAG from the coding sequence ATGGACCGTTTTCGCAGAATTCTGGAACGCTATCTAATTCTCTGGCTCTGCCTCAGTTCGGGGGCATTCTTGATCTGGGGACAAGCGACTACTGAATCTGCAGAATTTCTCGATTTCTTCAAAATTTATACGATGCAGCCATCGATCATGCTGGCCATGTTTTGTGTCGGTATGCTAATTCCGCCTGAAGAATTGCGGGAGGTGGCCCAAAGATGGCAAGCTGTAGTTTGTGGGACTGCGACACAATATCTGGCGATGCCCCTGATCGCATTCGGAATTTCAGAACTGTTCGGTTTTACAGGAGCCTTTCGAGCCGGCATCATCCTCGTCGGCTGTGTGCCGGGGGCAATGGCATCAAACATTCTGACATTAACTGGACGAGGCAATGTCAGCTATTCGATTTGTATAACCACACTTTCCACCCTGCTCTCCCCATTTATCGTCCCGCTATTTCTGTGGGCGTTTCTGGGAGTTGAAAAACGTCCAGATCCAGCTGCCGTCTTTGTAAATCTCCTGCAGACTGTCGCACTCCCTGTCCTTTTCGGATTTGCATTCAAAATACTCTTCAAACTTCATGAAACAAAATTCATTGTGGTTGCTGGGATTCTGGCGAATCTCTCCATCCTCTGGATTATCGCAGTGGCGATTGGTTTGAATGCCGCTCGACTGCAAAATGTGACGATGATTTTACTCTCCGCATTACTGATCATTAATCTGCTTGGATATCTGGCTGGCTTAATTTCGGGAACAGTTCTAAAACTGGATTGGAGACGCCGTAAAGCTTTGATTCTGGAAGTCGGCATGCAGAACGCCGGAGTTGGCACGATGCTCGCGCTGACATTTTTTCCGGATGAGGCGACCGCAATACCAACGGCAGTTTACACCTTCGGCTGCATGTTCACAGGCACGATTCTGGCGAATGTGTGGTACTGGCGAAGTGAACTCAGTTCGCAGCCTGCTGAGCCTGTTCCACCTTCTGAACCAGCAGGTTGA